CCGTACCTAACAGCTACGACAAAGTGGAGCTGTTTCCAAACCAAAAAAGGGTGCTGGTTATTCCTTATCAGAAATAACCAGCACCCACCCATTTGTTTTATCCTCGGCTATCTAAAATCAACGTTACCGGACCCCAATTAACCAGTGACACATCCATCATAGCGCCAAAAATCCCAGTCTCTACTTGAAGTCCACCCGCAGCAAGCTCATGATTAAAAAATTCATACAATAGCTTCGCTTCGTCAGGTGCGGCGGCAGCCATGAAATTTGGTCTTCTACCCTTACGGCAATCGCCGTACAAAGTAAACTGCGAGACCGAAAGTATGGCTCCCCCGACATCTATAATACTTAAGTTCATCTTACCGGCATTATCTTCGAAAATACGCAGCCCAGCGATCTTGTCCGCTAAATACTTGGCGTCTTTCTCCGTGTCTCCATGAGTTACGCCGACAAGCAGCATAAGGCCTTCAGCGATTTCACCGGTTATGGCATCATCGACAGTTACCTGCGCTTTCTTGCAGCGCTGCACGACTACTCTCATTACAGTCTTTCAACCCCTTAACCTATTGCATGATACGGTGAACAGTGTAGACATCCTTAACTCGTTTGAGGCGATCTACTACTGATTGCAGATGATCCGTATTCCGG
Above is a window of Paenibacillus wynnii DNA encoding:
- the dtd gene encoding D-aminoacyl-tRNA deacylase yields the protein MRVVVQRCKKAQVTVDDAITGEIAEGLMLLVGVTHGDTEKDAKYLADKIAGLRIFEDNAGKMNLSIIDVGGAILSVSQFTLYGDCRKGRRPNFMAAAAPDEAKLLYEFFNHELAAGGLQVETGIFGAMMDVSLVNWGPVTLILDSRG